A stretch of the Lolium perenne isolate Kyuss_39 chromosome 3, Kyuss_2.0, whole genome shotgun sequence genome encodes the following:
- the LOC127345660 gene encoding zinc finger protein ZAT5-like has protein sequence MGEDDAGDHGEARPPVVVRKGKRSKRQRVHAVPPVIAEAESSSSVKAWRRSGADQQEDEDMALCLMLLARGGKSGPSSSPVVVAAESTVKEGKFRSRRPADDCAGEFVFECRTCGRSFPSFQALGGHRTSHKKPRLLLPPTRPLTPASTPLSSSNQKRRPPALREEKAPSPLLSPRSPHAHADPTVLAIPAIRAMSGASRQQQQWRVHECSVCGAEFASGQALGGHMRRHRPLVPASLDSDMGAAPVISRNERSLLELLDLNMPAPCDEATHDPRGDVADDSVPGAGAGVAGLPLLAIKQRIGN, from the coding sequence ATGGGGGAGGACGATGCCGGTGACCACGGCGAAGCGCGGCCGCCGGTCGTCGTCCGCAAGGGCAAGCGCAGCAAGCGGCAGCGCGTGCACGCCGTGCCTCCGGTTATCGCCGAGGCCGAGTCGTCGAGCTCTGTCAAAGCGTGGCGGCGGTCGGGCGCTGATCAGCAGGAGGATGAGGACATGGCGCTCTGCCTCATGCTCCTCGCCCGCGGCGGCAAGTCCGGGCCGTCATCGTCGCCGGTGGTGGTCGCCGCTGAGTCGACGGTGAAAGAAGGCAAGTTCCGGAGCCGGCGTCCGGCTGACGACTGCGCCGGGGAGTTCGTGTTCGAGTGCAGGACGTGCGGCAGAAGCTTCCCGTCCTTCCAGGCGCTCGGCGGCCACCGCACCAGCCACAAGAAGccccgcctcctcctccctcccaCTCGACCTCTGACACCCGCCTCCACGCCGCTCTCGTCCTCCAATCAGAAGCGGCGGCCGCCGGCCCTGCGGGAGGAGAAGGCGCCATCCCCGTTGCTGTCACCGCGGTCACCGCATGCACACGCCGACCCGACAGTGCTGGCGATCCCGGCGATCAGGGCCATGAGCGGCGCGTCGAGGCAGCAGCAGCAGTGGAGGGTGCACGAGTGCAGCGTCTGCGGCGCGGAGTTCGCGTCCGGGCAGGCGCTCGGCGGGCACATGCGCCGGCACCGCCCGCTCGTGCCAGCCTCGTTGGACAGCGACATGGGGGCGGCGCCGGTGATCAGCAGGAACGAGAGAAGCCTCCTGGAGCTGCTGGATCTCAACATGCCTGCGCCCTGCGACGAGGCCACGCACGATCCCCGAGGCGACGTCGCGGACGATTCTGttcccggcgccggcgccggcgttgCTGGACTGCCATTACTAGCAATCAAGCAACGGATCGGTAATTAG